From a region of the Arachis ipaensis cultivar K30076 chromosome B09, Araip1.1, whole genome shotgun sequence genome:
- the LOC107618681 gene encoding receptor-like serine/threonine-protein kinase At4g25390: protein MPSRHLSTSSPPNKPQNHVFSSASSFFVLFFLCLRNPTRKKNRTTPSSDSDSNPPHRFSYSLLRRATNSFSTILGHGGFGPVFSASLAGKPLAVKLMDSSASLQGEREFHNELLFASRLLRSSSSSTCRHVVPAIGFASDPKRRRFLIVYDLMHNGNLHDALLRRKSPELMRWQTRFSVALDVARGLQFLHSCDPPVIHGDIKPSNVLLDRSFAAKIGDFGLARFKTENRLEAEALGCESDGASVFEEQSPEGPIPSPDAVVKKNGKGVGGNLVNEENGGSSGAVLKDYVMDWIGNDVGMQRPKAELTASASAASTSAKDEINKKKKKNNSSSSRRKLEWWESMDEDGDVLKKQRRRPVREWWKEEYSQELASKKKKKNKKKKEKDRNGAERESDEWWFREIKKSGSRNSVDSWVDDGEIPKSGAMSSNQSMRGTVFYVAPECGGDASEKCDVYSFGVLLLVIVSGRRPLEVTTGSPLSSSEFQRANLVSWGRHCSRKGKLLDLVDESIQGLDKEQALLCIKVALLCLLKSPSRRPSMKEVVGMLSGELDPSQLPLHYSSSSSTQQ, encoded by the coding sequence ATGCCATCACGCCACCTGTCCACGTCATCGCCACCAAACAAACCCCAAAACCATGTCTTCTCCTCCGCCTCCTCTTTCTTCGTCCTCTTCTTCCTCTGCCTTCGAAACCCAACAAGGAAGAAGAACCGGACAACTCCTTCTTCTGACTCCGACTCCAACCCTCCTCACCGCTTCTCCTACTCCCTCCTCCGCCGCGCCACCAACTCCTTCTCCACCATCCTCGGCCATGGAGGCTTTGGCCCTGTCTTCTCCGCCTCCCTCGCCGGAAAACCCCTCGCCGTTAAGCTCATGGACTCCTCTGCATCCCTCCAAGGGGAGCGCGAGTTCCACAACGAGCTCCTCTTCGCTTCCAGGCTCCTCCGTTCATCCTCCTCCTCCACGTGCCGTCACGTGGTCCCTGCTATAGGGTTCGCCTCCGACCCCAAACGGCGCCGTTTCCTCATCGTGTACGACCTCATGCACAACGGCAACCTCCACGACGCACTCCTCCGCCGAAAATCCCCTGAGCTCATGCGATGGCAGACGAGATTCTCCGTCGCACTGGACGTCGCGAGAGGGTTACAGTTTCTTCATTCCTGCGACCCTCCGGTGATTCACGGCGATATCAAGCCCAGTAATGTTCTCTTGGACCGGTCCTTTGCGGCCAAGATAGGAGACTTTGGACTTGCGAGGTTCAAGACGGAGAACAGGTTGGAAGCTGAGGCTTTGGGGTGCGAGAGTGACGGTGCCTCTGTTTTTGAGGAGCAATCTCCGGAAGGACCAATTCCATCGCCTGATGCAGTTGTGAAGAAAAATGGGAAGGGTGTGGGGGGCAATTTGGTAAATGAAGAGAACGGAGGTTCATCGGGTGCTGTGTTGAAGGATTATGTGATGGATTGGATTGGGAATGACGTTGGAATGCAGAGACCCAAAGCTGAGTTgactgcttctgcttctgctgctTCTACCAGTGCAAAGGATGagatcaacaagaagaagaagaagaataatagcAGTAGTAGTAGGAGGAAACTGGAATGGTGGGAATCTATGGATGAGGACGGTGATGTTTTGAAGAAGCAGAGAAGAAGGCCTGTGAGGGAATGGTGGAAGGAGGAGTATTCTCAAGAGCTTGctagcaagaagaaaaagaaaaacaaaaagaagaaagaaaaggataGAAATGGTGCAGAGAGAGAGAGTGATGAGTGGTGGTTCAGGGAGATTAAGAAAAGCGGTAGCAGGAACAGCGTAGATTCATGGGTAGATGATGGTGAAATCCCCAAGAGTGGCGCTATGAGCAGCAACCAAAGCATGAGAGGGACGGTGTTCTATGTTGCTCCAGAGTGTGGTGGCGATGCGTCGGAGAAGTGCGATGTGTACAGTTTCGGGGTGTTATTGCTTGTAATAGTGTCTGGGAGGCGTCCATTGGAGGTGACTACTGGTTCACCATTGTCGAGCAGTGAGTTTCAGAGAGCGAATCTTGTGTCGTGGGGTCGCCATTGCAGCCGCAAAGGGAAGCTGCTTGATCTTGTTGATGAATCCATTCAGGGTTTGGATAAAGAGCAGGCTCTGCTCTGTATCAAGGTTGCGTTGCTCTGTTTGCTCAAGTCACCGTCTCGTCGTCCTTCAATGAAAGAGGTTGTTGGGATGCTTAGTGGGGAATTGGACCCATCTCAATTGCCCCTTCACTATTCATCTTCATCATCCACTCAACAGTAG